The sequence below is a genomic window from Schistocerca gregaria isolate iqSchGreg1 chromosome 5, iqSchGreg1.2, whole genome shotgun sequence.
agtgcccataagccccaacacaccaccatcttcactctgttttagttttctaagcctttcattgtcttaccctttttttttttttcgccgcccccctcccacctctgtagcATACAattcacttagcttttcactcttattaactcatgcataatGTTTAAACAGTAATCTCTGGCCtgcatattactctgtcttccaccttgaagctctcaggttttcaaatctcatccgatgcagtccccaaTAATCAGTCTTTCCGTCTCATCCTGTGTGGTAAGTATCcgctgacccacagttctgggtgatttcccaaaatcatctccttttcctagatctcttcaatccttttccttcactcctcttcctcccTTTTAACCCTTTGGCCTGAAGAACgagccactgactccaaaagcttgctTAATTACAAACTTCTTTTATCTGTCTGTTCTGCCACCGTTTGGTGattagattttttatccatccagtttAATTATCCTGTAGAAGCTGTTGCTCATCTTCACTTGTCCCAACCAGTTCTAATAGTACCTTCTTCTTGCAACATTACGAACTGTTAGGAAGAAATTTAAGTGCATTACTGAATACAGTCTGTAGCATATATGAGTATATTTGTAATCTCTCttatgattaaaaagagactaCATACTTCATCAAAACTGTGCACAAATTAAGGTTAGAATAGAGATTCTTTTGTATGTAGTGTCTGTTCTCAATTAATGAACAACTGTCTCTTGATGTTAACAGTTCTAAGTTTGAAAATGCATGTACTACAATTAGAGATCTATATTTTCTGCTTCTGTGCTGGGCTTCTGTGTTGTTAAACTGTTTGTAACTCCTTGTccccatacacacgcacacacacgcgcgcgcgcgcgcccacacacacacacacacacacacagaattataatGACATTACTATATTTCACTGCTGATTTCATGTTACAGATGCAATGCAAAATATTTGTGGAAGAGGATTCCACAGCCCATAAAAGGTAGTAATGCAGAACTGACACTGATATGGAAAGTTGGGCAGAAAATGTGGCAACGAGATTTCCCAGGAGTATATGCTGCTCTGAATTCAGAATGGTCAGAGAATGTATCTCAGATAATGCGTGCTTTACATGGTGAGTTTTGTGTCTTCATTCTAATTGCCAGTTGTAGGAAGTGGTTTTTTCACATCTGTTCTTTCGCCTCATATGTTCTTTCATTTGAAAAGTGACCAAAATTTGTCATTAAACATTTTTTCACAGATAATGTTCGTAAAAGGGCTGTGCACTTGGTGTCTCATGCATACTCCTCCATCAGTTTGGATGACCTGGCAGCCTTTGTTGGGATGACAGCTGAACAGGCTGCACAGGCAGCATTGGAACAGGGCTGGCAGGTGGACGAGTCTGCTCGTTTGGTCAATCCTTGTCGACCAAAGGAAGAGCTCAACTATATTAGTTCGAGTGAAGATCAGCTGTACAAATTAACAGAATATGTTTCATTTCTTGAAAACTAGAACTTTGGAACCTATGTTAATAGGGGCCCCACATAAAAAATGTGATTTCTGtacatattttataataaactgtAATAACAGTTTTCTGTTTGCAGTGTTTTCATGTGAAGAAAAGTGGTCCAGATTGTTTTACTTCGTGGTATTACTTCTTGTTCTCAAATAGCATGCGAAGAATACTCATTTATTTCCTGATAGTATTAAAGATTACAAAgcatacaataaaaacattatcttGGAATTTATTGACAAGATTTATTAATTGTTGTTAACAAGTGAGTCTCATCTTAAAATGGTCCTCAACCATGCAAGTTAATTGAAAAACTCACTGTGCTAGTACTGGGCATGGTCCTCTGGGAACTGGTATGCCCTTGCATTCCTCTTACCGAGAAAGGAGGAAACTACAGTTTAACACTGAGTCCTAACTTGCTTGATATTTGCCACATGAACAAATTATTGCTAGAGATGAAAGGAGTGAGAATTCATAGGAAAATTTTTTGGAGTGATCGAgtattgaaccctggacctttggaTTTGAAATCTGACACTTACTGAGCAACATCAATACAGTAATTCTGTGTGTATAAAATGCAAtgtcttgactgactgactgactcatctttGCCCatcccaaactgctaaggatagaaatttGGAGAGGGGGAGTGTTTTATATTGTAGAGATTGCGTAAGAAgggatttttttgaaattcttcccctaaggaggtgaaatagggaatgaaggattttttgtataagaacaaagttgatgtgacttaccaaacaaaagtgctggcaggacgatagatacacaaacaaacacaaacatacacacaaaattaaagctttcacaaccaacagttgcttcttcaggaaagggagaaggagagagaaagacgaaaggatgtgggttttaagggagagggtaaggagtcattccaatcccgggagtggaaagacttaccttgaggggaaaaaaggagaggtatacactcacacacacacacatatccatccacacatacacaaatTGGTGTATGTGCggctggatatgtgtgtgtgtgtgtgtgtgtgtgtgtgtgtgtgtgtgtgtgtgtgtgtgtgtacctgtccttttttccccttaaggtaagtctttccgctcccgggattggaatgactccttaccctctcctttaaaacccacaccctttcatctttccttccctctttcctgaatatatatatatatatatatatatatatatatatataatgaggtctgtgtatgtgcagatggatgtgtgtgtgtgtgtgtgtgtgtgtgtgtgtgtgtgtgtgtgtgtgtgtgtgtgtgtgtgtgtgcgcgcgcgcgcgcgcgcgcgagtgtacacctgtccttttttccccctaagggaagtctttccactcccgggcttggaatgactccttaccctctcccttaaaacccacatcctttcgtctttccctctccttccctctttcctgaagaagcaaccatcggttgcgaaagctagtaattctgtgtgtgtgttttgttcgttgtgacagtctgccggcgctttcccgcttggtaagtcttggaatctatgtttttaatatatatatataaaaacaaagattccaagacttaccaagcgggaaagtgctggtagacaggcacaataaataaaacacacacacaaaatttctagctttcgcaactgacggtttgtttttcaggaaagagggaaggagagggaaagacgaaaggatgtgggttttaagggagagggtaaggagtcattccaatcccaggagtggaaagacttaacttagggggaaaaaaggactggtgtacacacacacacacacacacacacacacacacacacacacacacacacacatccatccgcacatacacagacacaagcagacatttgtaaaggcaaagagttcgggcagagatgtcagtcgaggcggaagtacagaggcaaagatgttcttcaaagacaggtaaggtatgagcagcggcaacatGAAATTAGTGGAGgctgaggcctggcagataacgagaagagaggatatactgaagggcaagttcccatctccggagttctgacaggttggtgttagtgggaagtatccagataacccggacggtgtaacactgtgccaagctgTGCTGGCCGTGGACCAAGgcttgtttagccacagggtgatcctcattaccaacaaactctgtctgcctgtgtccagtgtttgttggtaatgaggatcaccctgtgacaTCAacccgataatcaagttcctcccacactcggtgcagcatgtccccatcaatgagttcgaaagcatcgttggtgTGAGCtcacagttctggcacgtttcttggtagaggaggtttaaacactgaatctttcacataaccccacagaaagaaatcccatggggttaagtcgggagagcgtggaggccgttttccaatttcctgtttaagaaatgccgaacatcatgatggaagtgcgatggagcaccatcctgttgaaagattaaGTCGgcactgtcggtctccagttgtgacatgagccaattttccagcatgtccagatacacgtgttctgtaacttttttttcgcagaagaaaaaggggccgtaaactttaatcCGTGAgactgcacaaaacacgttaacttttggtgaattgcgtatttgctgcacgaatgcgtgaggattctctactgcccagattcgcacattgtgtctgttcacttcaccattaagaaaaaatgttgcttcatcactgaaaacaagtttcgcactgaacgcatcctcttccatgagctgttgcaaacgCGCcgtaaattcaaagcgtttgactttgtcatcgggtgtcagggcttgtagcaattgtaaacgataaggcttctgctttagccatttccataagattttccaaaccgtctgCTGTGGtctgtttagctccctgcttgctttattcgtcgacttctgcGGGCTGCGCGTGAAACTTGCCCACacacgttcaaccgtttcttcgctcactgcaggccaacCCGTTGatgtccccttacagaggcatccagaagctttaaactgcgcataccatcgccaaaTGGAATTAGCAATTTGTGgacctttgttgaacttcgtcctgaagtgtcgttgcactgttatgactgactgatgtgagtgcatttcaagcatgacatacgctttctcggctcctgtcgccattttgtctcactgcgctctcaagCGCTCTGACGGCAGAaatctgaagtgcggcttcagccaaacaaaactttatgagtttttctacgtatctgt
It includes:
- the LOC126272113 gene encoding COP9 signalosome complex subunit 8, whose product is MVTDEENIKKLAENLEKQELDAPGGVPAAQVYSQLLAIYLYQYDLCNAKYLWKRIPQPIKGSNAELTLIWKVGQKMWQRDFPGVYAALNSEWSENVSQIMRALHDNVRKRAVHLVSHAYSSISLDDLAAFVGMTAEQAAQAALEQGWQVDESARLVNPCRPKEELNYISSSEDQLYKLTEYVSFLEN